One genomic window of Methylothermaceae bacteria B42 includes the following:
- a CDS encoding excisionase has protein sequence METKKLLSPEEAAAILNVAPGTLMVWRCTGRYNLPYVKVGRLVRYRMEDIEAFIESRTSEHPGDAA, from the coding sequence ATGGAAACCAAGAAGTTACTGAGTCCAGAGGAAGCCGCTGCAATTCTTAACGTCGCGCCAGGAACGCTGATGGTGTGGCGTTGCACTGGTCGCTATAACCTGCCTTATGTCAAGGTTGGCCGCCTTGTCCGCTACCGCATGGAAGACATCGAGGCGTTTATTGAGAGCCGTACCAGCGAGCACCCGGGAGATGCTGCATGA
- a CDS encoding toxin YoeB — translation MISFERQAWEDYLYWQKHDKAKLKRINQLIRDIQRDPFDGLGKPEPLKHELAGFWSRRIDNEHRLVYTVQGDHLIIAQCRYHYD, via the coding sequence ATGATTAGCTTCGAGCGCCAGGCTTGGGAGGATTATCTGTACTGGCAGAAACACGACAAGGCCAAGCTAAAGCGCATCAACCAGTTGATCCGGGACATCCAGCGCGATCCATTCGATGGTTTGGGGAAACCGGAACCGCTCAAGCATGAGTTGGCCGGATTCTGGTCCCGCCGAATCGACAATGAGCACCGTTTGGTTTATACAGTGCAGGGGGATCATCTCATCATTGCCCAATGCCGGTATCACTATGACTGA
- a CDS encoding 5-methyltetrahydropteroyltriglutamate--homocysteine methyltransferase encodes MTIAHNLGFPRIGLKREMKKAVEAYWQGKINAQELEHTGQQLRQRHWQLQQQAGLDWIPVGDFSWYDHVLDISCLLGCVPERFQHNGGNVSLDTYFRMARGRAPSGDPQPACEMTKWFDTNYHYIVPELKPNQTFALSSDKLFQETAQAQSFLKTGVKPVILGPLSWLWLGKCQGKEFNKLELLPQLLPVYGEILARLLAQGISWVQIDEPILALDLPTEWQTAFENAYNKLQIRGLNLLLTVYFGPLEENLKLACDLPVAGLHVDGVRGADELGRVDDWLPTHKVLSAGIIDGRNIWRADLDHILEKLTPLYQRRGENLWLAPSCSLLHSPVDLSEETKLDPELKSWLAFSAQKLEEIVILKQALSEDTESAAEKLRLCRSALESRRHSKRVTNPVVRKRISEIPENYDKRTSPYPIRRQAQRQKLRLPLLPTTTIGSFPQTQEIRSKRRAFKNGELPEPEYLAFLREQIAYMVKKQEEYELDVLVHGEPERNDMVEYFGEQLSGYAFTENGWVQSYGSRCVKPPVIYGDVTRPQAMTVAWIVYAQSLTDKPMKGMLTGPVTMLQWSFVRDDQPRSDTCLQIALALRDEVSDLEKAGIGVIQIDEPALREGLPLRKKDWPAYLEWAVRSFRIAASCVKDETQIHTHMCYAEFNDIIESIAALDADVITIETSRSKMELLDAFANFEYPNEIGPGVYDIHSPNIPTVEEIVTLLEAAMTKIPVGRLWVNPDCGLKTRQWPEVDAALTRMVTAAKLLREKASR; translated from the coding sequence ATGACCATCGCCCACAATTTGGGATTTCCCCGCATCGGCCTGAAGCGGGAAATGAAAAAAGCCGTTGAAGCCTATTGGCAAGGCAAAATTAACGCCCAGGAACTCGAACACACCGGCCAGCAGCTACGCCAACGACATTGGCAATTGCAACAGCAAGCCGGACTGGACTGGATACCCGTGGGAGATTTCTCCTGGTACGACCACGTGCTGGATATAAGCTGCCTGTTGGGCTGTGTTCCCGAGCGATTCCAGCACAACGGCGGCAATGTGTCCCTGGATACCTATTTCCGCATGGCCCGAGGCCGTGCCCCCAGCGGTGATCCGCAACCGGCCTGTGAAATGACCAAATGGTTTGATACCAATTATCACTACATTGTCCCGGAACTGAAGCCCAATCAAACCTTTGCGCTCTCCTCCGATAAGCTATTCCAGGAAACGGCCCAGGCCCAGTCATTCCTGAAAACCGGCGTCAAACCCGTCATCCTCGGCCCCTTGTCCTGGCTTTGGCTGGGAAAATGCCAGGGCAAGGAATTCAACAAGCTGGAACTGCTTCCGCAATTACTTCCTGTTTATGGCGAAATACTGGCCAGATTACTGGCACAAGGGATCAGTTGGGTGCAAATTGACGAACCCATTCTGGCACTGGATTTGCCCACCGAATGGCAGACCGCATTTGAAAACGCTTACAACAAGCTTCAGATTCGCGGGCTGAATCTATTGCTGACGGTCTATTTCGGCCCACTGGAAGAAAATCTCAAGCTGGCGTGTGACCTGCCAGTGGCCGGCCTGCATGTGGACGGCGTGCGCGGCGCCGATGAATTAGGCCGGGTGGACGATTGGCTGCCCACCCACAAAGTCCTGTCCGCTGGCATCATTGACGGCCGAAATATATGGCGCGCCGACCTGGATCACATTCTGGAAAAACTGACGCCTTTATATCAACGCCGAGGGGAAAATCTGTGGCTGGCACCTTCGTGCTCTTTACTGCATTCCCCCGTGGACTTATCCGAAGAAACCAAACTGGATCCGGAACTGAAAAGCTGGCTGGCGTTTTCCGCCCAGAAATTGGAGGAAATCGTCATCTTAAAGCAAGCCTTGTCCGAAGATACCGAAAGCGCCGCTGAAAAATTAAGGCTATGCCGCAGCGCCCTTGAGTCACGCCGGCATTCCAAGCGGGTCACCAATCCCGTAGTACGCAAGCGTATCTCGGAAATTCCTGAAAACTATGACAAGCGCACCAGTCCCTACCCTATCCGCCGCCAGGCCCAACGGCAAAAACTACGGCTGCCATTGCTGCCGACGACGACAATTGGTTCTTTCCCTCAAACCCAGGAAATCCGAAGCAAACGGCGGGCATTTAAAAATGGGGAGTTGCCGGAACCGGAGTATCTTGCCTTTCTTCGGGAGCAAATCGCCTACATGGTGAAAAAACAGGAGGAATATGAACTGGATGTTTTGGTACACGGTGAACCGGAACGCAACGACATGGTGGAATATTTTGGCGAACAATTGTCCGGCTACGCTTTTACGGAAAATGGCTGGGTCCAATCCTACGGCTCTCGTTGCGTCAAGCCCCCGGTTATTTATGGCGATGTGACACGCCCCCAGGCCATGACGGTGGCATGGATCGTGTACGCCCAATCCTTGACTGATAAGCCCATGAAAGGCATGTTGACCGGTCCTGTCACCATGTTGCAATGGTCATTTGTGCGTGATGACCAGCCCCGCAGTGATACCTGCCTGCAAATCGCCCTGGCGCTGCGGGATGAAGTGTCTGATCTGGAAAAGGCCGGTATCGGCGTGATTCAAATCGACGAACCCGCCCTGCGGGAAGGCTTGCCGCTACGGAAAAAGGACTGGCCCGCCTATCTGGAATGGGCGGTGCGTAGTTTTCGCATCGCCGCCTCCTGCGTCAAGGATGAAACCCAAATCCATACCCATATGTGCTACGCCGAATTCAACGACATTATTGAATCCATCGCGGCGCTTGATGCCGATGTCATCACTATCGAAACCTCGCGTTCCAAAATGGAGCTTTTGGACGCCTTTGCCAATTTCGAATATCCCAACGAAATCGGGCCAGGCGTCTATGACATTCATTCGCCAAATATTCCGACAGTAGAGGAAATCGTTACTCTGCTGGAAGCGGCAATGACAAAAATCCCCGTAGGCAGGCTTTGGGTCAACCCCGACTGCGGTCTGAAAACCCGCCAGTGGCCAGAAGTGGATGCAGCCCTGACACGGATGGTAACGGCAGCCAAACTATTACGGGAAAAAGCATCCCGTTAA
- a CDS encoding molybdopterin converting factor produces MTVQLKPQPFDPFQLLLNHQASYLEPGSYGATASFVGTMRDFNQGDSVERLFLEHYPGMTERELEKIIAEAKERWQFLEALVAHRVGEIHPGEPIVLVVVWSAHRGPAFDACRYIMEALKSRAPFWKKEKLPSGERWVSNNNAV; encoded by the coding sequence ATGACGGTTCAATTGAAACCCCAACCTTTCGATCCATTCCAGTTGCTTCTTAACCATCAGGCATCTTATCTAGAGCCTGGAAGTTATGGCGCAACCGCAAGCTTTGTTGGCACCATGCGGGATTTCAACCAAGGCGATTCGGTCGAGCGGTTATTTCTCGAGCATTACCCTGGAATGACCGAACGGGAATTGGAAAAAATCATCGCGGAAGCCAAGGAACGATGGCAATTCCTGGAAGCATTGGTAGCACACCGGGTGGGTGAAATTCATCCCGGCGAGCCTATTGTTTTAGTCGTGGTTTGGTCCGCCCATCGGGGGCCTGCATTCGATGCTTGCCGATATATCATGGAAGCACTCAAAAGCCGGGCCCCGTTCTGGAAAAAGGAAAAACTTCCCAGTGGTGAGCGCTGGGTCAGCAACAATAATGCTGTTTAA
- a CDS encoding inorganic pyrophosphatase produces MALMRVSSGTNLPHDINVVIEIPAYSDPVKYEIDKETGALFVDRFMGTAMQYPCNYGYVPHTLSDDGDPVDVLVIAPWKLISGSVVHCRPIGMLEMEDESGIDAKVLAVPVDKLTPLYTHISSFRDVPKAQLDQIAHFFEHYKDLEPGKWVKVKDWLGPEEAKEEIINSIKCYQEAAEKPQF; encoded by the coding sequence ATGGCCTTGATGCGCGTCAGCTCTGGCACCAATCTGCCCCACGATATCAACGTTGTTATCGAAATTCCAGCCTACAGCGATCCGGTCAAATATGAAATCGACAAAGAAACCGGCGCTTTGTTTGTGGATCGTTTCATGGGCACCGCCATGCAGTACCCTTGTAATTACGGCTACGTTCCCCATACGTTGTCCGATGATGGGGATCCTGTGGATGTCCTGGTAATTGCGCCGTGGAAACTGATTTCAGGTTCCGTCGTCCATTGTCGCCCCATTGGCATGTTGGAGATGGAGGATGAATCTGGTATTGACGCCAAAGTCCTGGCAGTCCCGGTGGATAAACTAACTCCACTTTACACCCATATCAGCTCTTTCCGGGACGTTCCCAAGGCGCAACTGGATCAGATCGCTCACTTTTTCGAACATTACAAGGATCTGGAACCTGGCAAATGGGTCAAGGTAAAAGATTGGCTGGGGCCGGAAGAAGCCAAGGAGGAAATCATAAACAGCATTAAGTGTTATCAAGAAGCGGCAGAGAAACCTCAATTTTAA
- the moaC gene encoding cyclic pyranopterin monophosphate synthase accessory protein (MoaC; along with MoaA is involved in conversion of a guanosine derivative into molybdopterin precursor Z; involved in molybdenum cofactor biosynthesis), which yields MSKLTHFNTAGEARMVDVGEKPPTRRRAVAEGFIEMQPATLELILKGGHKKGDVLGIARIAGIMASKKTADLIPLCHPIALTKVEIDFQPETATRRIRCLSTVETTGPTGVEMEALTAVQIALLTIYDMCKAVDREMTMLSIRLLEKSGGRSGHWTRE from the coding sequence ATGTCGAAACTGACTCATTTTAATACAGCAGGTGAAGCCCGCATGGTTGACGTTGGCGAGAAACCGCCAACCCGGCGCCGGGCGGTTGCGGAAGGGTTCATTGAAATGCAGCCAGCCACCCTGGAGCTGATTCTGAAAGGAGGCCACAAAAAAGGGGACGTGCTCGGGATTGCAAGAATTGCGGGGATCATGGCTAGCAAAAAAACCGCCGACTTGATCCCCTTGTGCCACCCCATCGCTTTGACGAAAGTGGAAATTGATTTTCAACCTGAAACCGCCACTCGCCGCATCCGCTGTCTATCAACCGTAGAGACGACAGGACCCACCGGGGTGGAAATGGAAGCGCTCACCGCCGTTCAAATAGCGTTGCTGACCATCTACGACATGTGCAAAGCCGTCGACCGGGAGATGACCATGCTGTCTATTCGGTTATTGGAAAAGAGCGGCGGCCGTAGCGGTCATTGGACCCGGGAATGA